The Devosia sp. SD17-2 genome includes a region encoding these proteins:
- a CDS encoding transporter substrate-binding domain-containing protein, with protein MSQMKKIGALVGLMMVSATAVEAQVLPPQLLSPERPLQGNSIRACVDDYSAGGKLDRAVVQAIADALFLDVVFVEALRGFPLDGDGYLAELQVQLNNDCDLFMGIVVQPNMPFPDWATVTRPYAEIPFVLVTDKDYQSLADIPYGSTIGTALASLGERVFATSVAQRPEDQRWKRLPYADFALMTTRMREGKLAAMLLWQPSLQQLAETDPSVEQLRIIATDPVPTASVPIGALVSTRNTFLRTQVDQAISELSADGTLDAILSELGIMGAAAQ; from the coding sequence ATGTCCCAGATGAAAAAGATTGGCGCCCTGGTTGGCCTGATGATGGTTTCTGCAACGGCGGTGGAGGCACAGGTGCTTCCCCCACAGCTGCTGAGCCCGGAACGACCATTGCAGGGCAATTCGATCCGCGCCTGCGTCGATGACTACAGCGCCGGCGGCAAGCTCGACCGCGCGGTGGTTCAGGCGATTGCCGATGCATTGTTTCTGGACGTCGTATTTGTAGAGGCGCTGCGCGGCTTCCCGCTTGATGGCGACGGCTATCTCGCTGAGCTGCAGGTGCAACTCAACAATGACTGCGACCTCTTCATGGGCATTGTGGTGCAGCCGAATATGCCCTTCCCGGACTGGGCAACCGTGACCCGCCCCTATGCCGAAATTCCCTTCGTGCTGGTCACGGACAAGGACTATCAGTCCCTCGCCGACATCCCCTATGGGAGCACTATCGGCACCGCGCTGGCCAGCCTGGGCGAACGTGTCTTTGCCACCAGCGTCGCACAGCGCCCGGAAGACCAGCGCTGGAAGCGCCTGCCCTATGCAGACTTTGCGCTGATGACGACGCGCATGCGCGAGGGCAAGCTGGCAGCGATGCTGCTGTGGCAGCCGTCTCTGCAGCAGCTTGCGGAAACCGACCCCAGTGTCGAGCAATTGCGGATCATCGCGACAGACCCTGTGCCGACTGCCAGTGTCCCGATTGGTGCGCTCGTATCGACGCGCAACACATTTTTGCGCACCCAGGTGGACCAAGCCATCTCCGAACTATCGGCCGACGGCACGCTCGACGCCATTCTCTCGGAACTGGGGATCATGGGCGCGGCGGCGCAATAA
- a CDS encoding Ku protein — protein MAGRAYWKGYLKLLLVTCAVTLTPATTDGGKVRFHTINRKTGERIRTRYADSGSGKLVDDDDVAKGYAKGEDDYLILEDEDLDAVQLESTRTIDIGEFVPEDTIEWVYYDSPYFVLPDDEVGEEAFIVIREAMAASGVVGIARLVLGNRERAVMLQPSDRGIVLWTLRFGDEVRDEDEYFETIDEHKPDKKMLGMIEKIIADRTTTWSDELMQDSVQDRLLDIIKSKQKPKRASKAKAQPKSESNDAPANNVIDLMSALKKSLEDKPGGKKGKAS, from the coding sequence ATGGCTGGTCGCGCGTACTGGAAAGGCTATCTCAAGCTGCTGCTCGTGACCTGCGCCGTCACCCTGACCCCTGCCACGACAGACGGCGGCAAGGTGCGCTTTCACACGATCAACAGAAAGACCGGCGAGCGCATCCGGACGCGATACGCTGACTCCGGCTCCGGCAAGCTGGTCGATGATGATGACGTGGCCAAAGGCTATGCCAAGGGGGAGGACGACTATCTCATCCTGGAAGATGAGGACCTTGATGCCGTCCAGCTAGAGAGCACACGGACGATCGACATTGGCGAGTTCGTCCCCGAGGACACCATTGAATGGGTCTACTACGACAGCCCCTACTTCGTCCTTCCCGATGACGAGGTTGGCGAAGAGGCCTTCATCGTCATCCGCGAGGCGATGGCCGCGAGCGGCGTTGTCGGTATCGCGCGGCTTGTGCTCGGCAACAGGGAACGTGCGGTCATGCTGCAGCCATCGGACCGGGGCATCGTCTTGTGGACCCTACGCTTCGGCGATGAGGTACGCGATGAGGACGAGTATTTCGAGACCATCGATGAGCACAAGCCGGACAAAAAAATGCTCGGCATGATCGAGAAGATCATCGCCGACCGGACCACCACGTGGTCTGACGAGCTGATGCAGGATTCGGTGCAGGACCGGCTGCTCGACATCATCAAGTCCAAACAGAAGCCGAAGCGCGCCAGCAAGGCCAAGGCGCAGCCGAAGTCCGAGAGTAACGACGCTCCGGCTAACAATGTCATCGACCTGATGTCGGCGCTCAAAAAGAGCCTCGAGGATAAGCCAGGAGGCAAGAAAGGAAAGGCCAGCTGA
- a CDS encoding Ku protein, producing the protein MAPRAVWSGVIKIAELACPVKMYTAATTSERIALNMVNRETGNRLKRLYVDEKSGKPVDSDDQVKGYETNDGSYIILEPEEIAAAVPDSDKSLTVEAFIACNRIETTYFDRPYYLLPASDANEESFVLVREAMRKQKVAAIAHAVLFRRLRPVLIRPRDKGLIATTLNFDYEVRSAKQAFKSIGEHKVEPEMLELAQHIIKTKSGKFAPEKFDDRYETALAEMVRAKIAGRKVVPLRRPEPTKKNDLLEALRMSAGNKDTAETKKSTAKKPATKKAADTGKSERRRAS; encoded by the coding sequence ATGGCACCACGAGCAGTCTGGTCAGGCGTCATCAAAATCGCCGAACTTGCGTGTCCGGTGAAGATGTACACCGCAGCGACCACATCCGAGCGCATCGCGCTCAACATGGTCAACCGCGAAACCGGCAACCGGCTCAAGCGGCTGTATGTCGACGAGAAGTCGGGAAAGCCCGTCGACAGCGACGATCAGGTAAAGGGCTACGAAACCAATGACGGCTCGTACATCATTCTCGAGCCAGAAGAGATTGCGGCCGCGGTACCAGACAGTGACAAGAGCCTGACGGTAGAAGCCTTCATCGCCTGCAACCGCATCGAAACCACGTATTTCGACAGGCCGTATTATCTGCTGCCCGCATCCGATGCCAATGAGGAGAGTTTTGTCCTCGTCCGTGAGGCCATGCGCAAGCAGAAGGTTGCGGCCATAGCCCACGCAGTGCTCTTCCGCCGCCTTCGTCCGGTTTTGATCCGCCCGCGCGACAAAGGGCTGATCGCGACGACGCTGAATTTCGACTACGAGGTGCGCTCGGCGAAGCAGGCCTTCAAGTCCATCGGTGAGCACAAGGTCGAGCCAGAGATGCTCGAACTGGCGCAACACATCATCAAGACCAAGTCCGGAAAGTTCGCCCCGGAAAAATTCGATGACCGCTACGAAACGGCTTTGGCCGAGATGGTGCGCGCCAAGATTGCGGGCCGAAAAGTCGTGCCGCTGCGTCGGCCTGAGCCGACCAAAAAGAACGATCTCCTGGAAGCTTTGCGCATGAGCGCCGGGAACAAGGACACGGCGGAAACCAAGAAGTCCACGGCCAAAAAGCCTGCCACTAAAAAGGCGGCAGACACTGGAAAGTCGGAGCGCCGGCGCGCCAGCTGA
- a CDS encoding ATP-dependent helicase, which yields MPASAAYLDALNSNQRQAVEHGVGKADAGPLLVIAGAGSGKTNTLAHRVAHLIVNGADPRRMLLLTFSRRAASEMSRRVERIAGQILGVGAGAVTGALEWSGTFHGIGSRLLRLHAQQIGLDPAFTIHDREDSADLMNLVRHELEFSQSESRFPTKGSCLAIYSRAVNSQSDLDEVLRTAFPWCAMWSVQLRQLFGTYVAAKQQQNVLDYDDLLLYWASMMSEPSIVRQISDRFDHILVDEYQDTNRLQSAVLLAMRPDGNGLTVVGDDAQSIYSFRAATVRNILDFPTAFTPPAAIVTLDRNYRSTQPILEAANAVIEQSEERFTKNLWTERTSAIKPRLVTVKDEADQVGYVAKSVLEARETGVPLKQQAVLFRTSSHSGPLEIELTRRKIPFVKFGGLKFLDSAHIKDVLSILRWVENPRDRVAGFRVLQLLPGIGPGIAGRVLDVLVTATDPVWALKEVPPPSRAGEAWTNMVELFSRLSGRETSWPLELAYVRHWYEPLLESGYEDAQTRAADIVQLEQIASGYPSRERFLTELTLDPPDATSDQAGVPLRDEDYLILSTIHSAKGQEWKSVHVLNVVDGCIPSDLGTGSAHELEEERRLLYVAMTRARDELHLLVPQRFYVTQQTRNGDRHLYAQRTRFIPRPMTTLFEDILWPPVSPIRPDLVPGQTAVIDIAAKMRGMW from the coding sequence GTGCCCGCTTCTGCTGCCTATCTCGACGCGCTCAATTCCAACCAGCGTCAGGCAGTCGAGCATGGCGTTGGCAAGGCTGATGCCGGTCCACTGCTCGTTATTGCAGGAGCCGGTTCGGGCAAGACCAACACCCTGGCCCATCGGGTGGCTCATCTCATCGTCAACGGCGCTGATCCGCGCCGGATGCTGCTTCTCACCTTCTCGCGTCGTGCCGCCTCTGAAATGAGCCGACGCGTCGAGCGGATTGCCGGCCAGATCCTCGGTGTTGGGGCAGGGGCGGTGACAGGGGCCCTCGAGTGGTCCGGCACTTTCCATGGCATTGGATCGCGGCTCCTGCGCCTCCACGCCCAGCAGATCGGGCTCGATCCGGCCTTCACCATCCACGACCGCGAGGACTCCGCCGACCTGATGAACCTCGTTCGGCATGAGCTCGAATTCAGCCAGTCGGAGAGCCGGTTTCCGACCAAGGGGTCATGCCTCGCGATTTATTCGCGGGCGGTCAACTCGCAGTCTGACCTCGATGAAGTGCTGAGAACGGCGTTCCCGTGGTGCGCGATGTGGTCGGTCCAATTGCGGCAGCTCTTCGGCACTTATGTCGCGGCCAAGCAGCAGCAGAACGTTCTCGATTACGATGACCTGCTGCTCTACTGGGCGTCGATGATGTCGGAGCCATCCATCGTGCGGCAGATTTCTGATCGTTTCGACCATATCCTCGTCGATGAATATCAGGATACCAACCGGCTCCAGAGCGCAGTCCTGCTGGCAATGCGGCCCGACGGGAATGGCTTGACCGTGGTCGGCGACGATGCGCAGTCGATCTACTCGTTCCGAGCCGCCACTGTGCGCAATATCCTTGATTTCCCGACGGCCTTCACGCCTCCGGCGGCGATCGTCACGCTGGATAGGAACTATCGGTCGACCCAGCCTATCCTTGAGGCCGCGAACGCGGTCATCGAGCAGTCGGAAGAGCGCTTCACCAAGAATCTGTGGACCGAACGGACCTCGGCCATCAAGCCGCGCCTCGTGACCGTCAAGGATGAGGCCGACCAGGTCGGCTATGTGGCCAAGTCCGTGCTCGAGGCGCGCGAGACAGGCGTGCCTTTAAAGCAGCAGGCCGTGCTGTTCCGGACCTCCAGCCATTCGGGCCCGCTGGAGATCGAACTCACCCGTCGGAAAATTCCTTTCGTGAAATTCGGTGGCCTGAAATTCCTCGACTCCGCCCATATCAAGGATGTGCTGTCGATCCTGCGCTGGGTTGAAAATCCGCGCGACCGTGTGGCTGGTTTTCGGGTCCTGCAGCTGCTGCCGGGGATTGGCCCCGGCATCGCCGGTCGGGTTCTCGATGTTCTTGTCACCGCGACCGATCCCGTCTGGGCACTGAAAGAAGTGCCGCCGCCGAGCCGGGCCGGGGAGGCGTGGACGAATATGGTGGAGCTCTTTTCTCGCCTCTCCGGTCGCGAGACGTCCTGGCCGCTTGAGCTCGCCTATGTCCGCCACTGGTATGAGCCTCTTCTCGAGTCCGGCTATGAGGACGCGCAGACGCGCGCCGCCGATATCGTGCAGCTCGAACAGATCGCCTCCGGCTACCCCAGCCGGGAGCGCTTCCTCACCGAACTGACGCTTGATCCGCCCGATGCGACCAGCGATCAGGCGGGGGTGCCCTTGCGGGATGAGGACTACCTCATTCTCTCAACCATCCACTCCGCAAAGGGACAGGAGTGGAAATCGGTGCATGTCCTCAACGTTGTCGATGGCTGTATCCCCTCGGATCTGGGGACAGGCAGTGCGCATGAACTCGAGGAGGAGCGCCGTCTGCTTTACGTGGCAATGACGCGCGCGAGGGACGAACTCCATCTGCTCGTCCCTCAGAGGTTCTATGTGACCCAGCAGACCCGCAATGGCGACCGCCACCTCTACGCCCAGCGCACCCGTTTCATCCCGCGGCCGATGACAACCCTGTTCGAGGACATACTCTGGCCGCCTGTGTCGCCGATCCGGCCCGATCTTGTGCCGGGGCAAACCGCGGTAATCGACATCGCTGCCAAAATGCGCGGCATGTGGTAG
- the mazG gene encoding nucleoside triphosphate pyrophosphohydrolase, which produces MQPSRDISRLIEIMAALRDPVSGCPWDLDQDFSTIRNYTIEEAYEVADAIERENFSDLREELGDLLLQPIYHAQMAKEAGHFDIGDVIYGITEKLIRRHPHVFGDITEVGAAAAQGRWEAIKAEERAAKAAKVGVTAPSLLDDVPQVLPALARAEKLTKRAAKVGFDWPDFPSVRAKVQEELNEVSEAHASGDEEAVKEEIGDLLFAVANLARKAGVDPEAALRDANSKFTRRFHYVEARCREEGIAPAEAGLDRLDGYWNEIRAADKR; this is translated from the coding sequence ATGCAGCCGTCCCGCGACATCTCCCGGCTTATCGAAATCATGGCGGCGCTCCGCGACCCCGTTTCCGGCTGCCCTTGGGATCTCGACCAGGATTTCTCGACCATCCGCAACTACACGATCGAGGAGGCTTATGAGGTCGCCGACGCGATCGAGCGCGAGAACTTTTCCGACCTGCGCGAAGAGCTCGGTGATCTGCTCCTGCAGCCAATCTACCACGCGCAGATGGCCAAAGAGGCCGGGCATTTCGATATCGGCGACGTCATTTATGGTATCACCGAAAAGCTGATCCGCCGACACCCGCATGTATTTGGCGACATAACCGAAGTCGGGGCCGCCGCTGCTCAAGGCCGTTGGGAAGCGATCAAAGCCGAAGAGCGCGCAGCCAAGGCAGCCAAGGTTGGCGTCACGGCGCCGTCCCTGCTGGACGATGTACCTCAGGTTCTCCCGGCCCTGGCGCGTGCCGAAAAACTCACCAAGCGCGCGGCAAAGGTCGGCTTCGATTGGCCCGACTTTCCGTCGGTGCGCGCCAAGGTCCAGGAAGAGCTCAACGAGGTGTCCGAGGCGCATGCGTCAGGCGATGAGGAAGCGGTGAAGGAAGAAATCGGCGACCTGCTGTTCGCGGTGGCCAATCTGGCGCGCAAGGCGGGTGTCGATCCAGAGGCCGCCCTGCGGGATGCCAATTCCAAGTTTACCCGTCGCTTCCACTATGTCGAAGCGCGGTGTCGTGAAGAGGGAATTGCCCCGGCGGAGGCGGGTCTTGATCGCCTCGATGGCTACTGGAATGAGATAAGGGCCGCCGACAAGCGCTAG
- the hflX gene encoding GTPase HflX, which yields MDHFDEDEDGLGGPKAFIDQREHPTRAGLICPEVRGVGMHRSIEARQAEFEGLAGAIRLDIIFSEAIKVREIKPATFMGGGHVEELARRVKEEDIDLLLVDAALSPIQQRNLEKETGTKVLDRTALILEIFGERAATREGVLQVELAHLNYQKSRLVRSWTHLERQRGSGGMGFMGGPGETQIESDRRQITERIVLLEERLEKVKRTRAQQRRQRDRAPFPIVALVGYTNAGKSSIFNTLTGAGVFAENLLFATLDTTIRRLELPHGREVMLSDTVGFVADLPTDLVAAFRATLEEVVDADVVLHVRDIANPDHPAQATDVLKVLSDLGVSGETTPIIEVWNKVDMLDPTSDLMAAATPAGKVANSVPVSAKTGQGLHDLKLAIEMAFADRSRTYNVHVPHSAGSDIGWLHSHAEVIERGLPDENGQDFVVRVDPRHKATFLERFNGRIAISDL from the coding sequence ATGGATCATTTTGACGAGGACGAAGACGGCCTGGGTGGACCCAAGGCCTTCATCGACCAACGCGAGCATCCGACCCGCGCGGGCCTGATTTGCCCCGAAGTGCGTGGCGTCGGGATGCACCGCAGCATCGAGGCGCGGCAGGCTGAGTTCGAGGGTCTGGCAGGCGCCATTCGTCTCGACATCATCTTTTCCGAAGCCATCAAGGTCCGCGAGATAAAGCCCGCGACCTTCATGGGCGGCGGTCATGTCGAGGAACTGGCCAGACGCGTCAAGGAAGAGGACATCGATCTCCTCCTTGTCGACGCGGCGCTCAGCCCCATCCAGCAGCGTAATCTCGAAAAGGAGACCGGCACCAAGGTGCTGGACCGGACGGCGCTGATTCTGGAAATTTTCGGCGAACGTGCGGCTACCCGAGAGGGTGTGCTGCAGGTAGAGCTGGCCCATCTCAATTATCAGAAGAGCCGGCTTGTCCGGTCCTGGACCCACCTTGAACGCCAGCGCGGCAGCGGCGGCATGGGTTTCATGGGCGGCCCCGGCGAAACCCAGATCGAAAGCGACCGGCGCCAGATCACCGAGCGCATCGTTCTGCTCGAGGAGCGGTTGGAAAAGGTCAAACGCACGCGCGCCCAGCAGCGACGCCAGCGTGACCGAGCCCCATTCCCGATCGTTGCGCTGGTTGGCTACACCAACGCCGGCAAGTCGAGTATTTTCAATACTCTGACGGGCGCAGGGGTGTTCGCCGAAAACCTGCTGTTCGCAACGCTCGATACCACGATCCGTCGGCTGGAGCTGCCGCATGGCCGCGAGGTCATGCTCAGCGATACCGTGGGTTTTGTTGCCGATCTTCCAACCGATCTGGTGGCGGCGTTCCGCGCAACGCTTGAAGAAGTCGTTGATGCCGACGTGGTCCTGCATGTGCGCGACATTGCCAATCCGGATCACCCGGCGCAGGCGACCGACGTGCTCAAGGTTCTGTCTGACCTTGGCGTTTCGGGTGAGACAACGCCCATCATCGAAGTGTGGAACAAGGTCGACATGCTCGATCCCACTAGCGATCTGATGGCGGCAGCCACGCCGGCGGGCAAGGTTGCGAACAGCGTTCCGGTTTCTGCAAAGACCGGGCAGGGGCTTCATGACTTGAAGCTGGCGATCGAAATGGCTTTTGCCGATCGCAGCCGCACCTACAATGTCCACGTGCCGCACAGCGCTGGCAGCGACATCGGCTGGCTCCACAGCCATGCCGAGGTCATCGAGCGCGGCCTGCCGGATGAAAATGGCCAGGATTTCGTGGTTCGTGTTGACCCGCGCCACAAGGCGACGTTCCTGGAGCGTTTCAACGGGCGGATCGCGATTTCCGATCTCTGA
- the hfq gene encoding RNA chaperone Hfq — MASEKQQNLQDSFLNHVRKQKVPVTIFLVNGVKLQGVITWFDNFCLLLRRDAQSQLVYKHAISTIMPGAPIQLFDPEQNTDHD; from the coding sequence ATGGCTAGTGAAAAGCAGCAAAACCTGCAGGACTCCTTTCTCAATCACGTTCGCAAGCAGAAGGTCCCGGTTACGATTTTCCTCGTAAACGGCGTAAAACTTCAGGGCGTGATCACCTGGTTCGATAACTTCTGCTTGCTTCTGCGTCGTGACGCTCAGTCGCAACTGGTTTATAAGCACGCTATCTCGACCATCATGCCGGGCGCGCCCATCCAGTTGTTCGATCCCGAGCAAAACACCGACCACGACTGA
- a CDS encoding sigma-54 dependent transcriptional regulator, with translation MALDILIIDDEDDIRDLIAGILEDEGYEARQAHDADSGLNEIARRRPSLVFLDIWMQGSRLDGLQLLDVFQSQHPDMPVVMISGHGNVETAVSAIRRGAYDYIEKPFKIDRLLHVTQRAMEATRLRNEVAELKERSAAKNADMVGASPALQQIRGLIDKSAPTNSRIFISGPSGAGKGLVARLIHQRSPRADAPFVEINASLYAPEEVPVVLFGREAREKTGLLKVEVGALERAHGGTLYLSEVTTLPQQVQTALLRTLVENRFQRVGGSQAVPIDVRIISSSSQNVASQTELGEFRSDLFHRLAIVPVQLTPLKERREDVPPLVNVFIEQVCRMHNLPRVEIGDDAIAVLQAQDWPGNARQLRNSIERLLILMKDQQPENGVITANMLPSDIGEVLPTVGDADASAHLMSLPLRDAREVFERQYLLAQIERFGGNISKTAEFVGMERSALHRKIKSLGL, from the coding sequence ATGGCACTGGATATTCTGATCATCGACGACGAGGACGATATCCGCGATCTGATTGCGGGCATCCTTGAAGATGAAGGCTATGAGGCGCGCCAGGCGCATGACGCCGACAGCGGGCTGAATGAGATCGCGCGGCGGCGGCCGAGCCTTGTGTTCCTGGACATCTGGATGCAGGGGTCGCGCCTCGATGGGCTGCAACTGCTCGACGTGTTCCAGAGCCAGCACCCGGACATGCCGGTGGTGATGATCTCGGGTCATGGCAATGTGGAAACCGCTGTCTCCGCTATCCGTCGTGGCGCTTACGACTATATCGAAAAGCCCTTCAAGATCGACCGGCTGCTCCACGTCACCCAGCGGGCCATGGAAGCGACGCGCCTGCGCAATGAGGTGGCCGAGCTCAAGGAGCGGTCCGCCGCCAAGAACGCCGACATGGTCGGTGCCTCGCCGGCTTTGCAGCAGATCCGTGGACTGATCGATAAATCCGCACCCACCAATTCGCGCATCTTTATTTCCGGACCATCCGGTGCAGGCAAGGGGCTGGTGGCTCGTCTGATCCACCAGCGCAGCCCGCGCGCCGACGCGCCCTTCGTTGAGATCAACGCCTCCCTCTATGCGCCCGAGGAAGTTCCGGTGGTGCTGTTTGGCCGGGAAGCCCGCGAAAAGACCGGGCTGCTCAAGGTCGAGGTTGGGGCGCTGGAACGCGCCCATGGCGGAACGCTTTATCTCTCGGAAGTAACGACGCTACCCCAGCAAGTACAGACGGCGCTGCTGCGCACACTGGTCGAGAATCGGTTCCAGCGTGTTGGCGGAAGCCAGGCTGTGCCGATCGACGTTCGCATCATCTCATCGAGTTCGCAGAACGTGGCCTCGCAGACCGAACTGGGCGAGTTCCGGTCCGACCTCTTCCATCGCCTCGCGATTGTCCCGGTGCAGCTGACCCCGCTCAAGGAGCGGCGTGAAGACGTGCCCCCGCTGGTCAATGTCTTCATCGAACAGGTGTGCCGCATGCACAACCTGCCGCGGGTGGAGATCGGCGACGATGCCATCGCGGTGCTTCAGGCGCAGGACTGGCCCGGCAATGCGCGCCAGTTGCGCAATTCCATCGAGCGTCTGCTCATCCTGATGAAGGACCAGCAGCCGGAGAACGGCGTCATCACCGCGAATATGCTGCCTTCGGATATCGGCGAGGTTCTGCCCACAGTCGGGGACGCCGACGCGTCGGCGCACCTGATGAGTCTGCCGCTTCGCGACGCCCGCGAAGTGTTTGAACGGCAATATCTTCTCGCCCAGATCGAGCGCTTCGGTGGAAATATTTCCAAGACGGCCGAGTTCGTCGGGATGGAGCGCAGCGCCTTGCATCGGAAGATAAAATCTCTTGGCCTCTAA
- a CDS encoding PAS domain-containing sensor histidine kinase has product MTDAVSEIAAQHGTSVAPPQRRSLFSNQGNRPLRVLGFVVVFASVLMSLISFLILSGTTNIEPSPAIWTAIWIVTGILVLLVLALVVTEAVLLVQARMARQPGAALQIRMVGMFAFVAAFPAALVAVVATIALNQGLDQWFSERTRAMVESSRLVARSYMLEHAQVLRDDIIWVASELEQAHNTYLNEPQRFERILTALAVTRSLPFTSLIDIDGQLLMRAQINAAGGFPKLPQGITQGVIEGVPTAIAPGSTNLVGSVVKLRGYDDIYLFVARPVDAEVLEYMRLTDENITEYREYASNRLVFQITFTIMYVGMAVVLLLAALWIGIALANRFVDPIRNLMVASRRVSSGDLDVQVPVQEGRGDLRDLSNGFNRMTQQLLQQRLALLAANEVNEKRRQFTEAVVEGVSAGIIGLDSFGAVTLVNARACQMLGRSEFELMGERMEAVLPEIAPTMEKARSARRGQVRDQIQLGNETDRRIYQIQLTREGTITESKGYVLTFDDITELESAQRTSAWADVARRIAHEIKNPLTPIQLSAERLRRRYGSKLEDDREVFDKCINTIVRQVGDIGRMVDEFSAFARMPEAAPERADLTDTIRQAVFLESVRLPEIDIVTKLPDDVIYAWFDTRLVAQTLTNLIKNAVEAYEGLPLAPDWQPIIKVEAHIEGNSARVSVSDNAKGWPKENRQRLLEPYMTTRDKGTGLGLAIVARIIEQHGGIVELIDAEPDGQGRTGACVTFTLPLNAPTRNNDKDVAADTGSQPSEQEEPLSLAVVHK; this is encoded by the coding sequence ATGACCGACGCGGTTAGCGAAATCGCGGCGCAACACGGAACTTCGGTTGCGCCACCGCAGCGCCGTTCGCTTTTCTCCAATCAGGGGAATCGCCCCCTCCGTGTGCTCGGCTTCGTGGTGGTGTTCGCCTCGGTCCTGATGTCGCTTATCTCGTTCCTGATCCTTTCGGGTACGACCAATATCGAGCCGTCTCCCGCGATCTGGACCGCGATCTGGATCGTGACCGGTATCCTTGTGCTGCTGGTGCTGGCGCTGGTGGTGACAGAAGCCGTGCTGCTGGTGCAGGCGCGGATGGCCCGCCAGCCCGGCGCCGCTTTGCAGATCCGAATGGTAGGGATGTTCGCTTTTGTGGCCGCATTCCCTGCAGCGCTGGTGGCTGTCGTGGCGACCATTGCTCTCAACCAGGGCCTCGACCAGTGGTTTTCCGAGCGGACCCGCGCCATGGTGGAAAGCTCCCGCCTGGTCGCACGCTCCTACATGCTCGAGCACGCACAGGTGCTGCGCGACGACATCATCTGGGTGGCTTCCGAACTGGAGCAGGCGCACAACACCTATCTCAATGAGCCGCAGCGCTTCGAGCGAATCCTGACGGCGCTGGCGGTGACGCGGTCGCTGCCCTTTACCTCGCTCATCGATATCGACGGCCAGCTTCTGATGCGGGCGCAGATCAATGCTGCAGGCGGATTTCCGAAACTGCCGCAGGGGATCACCCAAGGCGTCATCGAGGGTGTGCCGACGGCTATCGCGCCCGGCAGCACCAACCTCGTCGGCTCCGTCGTAAAGCTGCGCGGCTACGACGATATCTACCTGTTCGTGGCACGTCCGGTGGATGCCGAAGTGCTTGAATATATGCGGCTAACTGACGAGAATATAACGGAATATCGTGAGTACGCTTCTAATCGTCTCGTCTTCCAGATTACGTTCACCATCATGTATGTCGGTATGGCCGTCGTGCTGTTGCTGGCGGCGCTGTGGATCGGAATTGCCCTGGCCAACCGCTTCGTCGACCCGATCCGAAATCTGATGGTCGCATCACGGCGCGTCAGTAGCGGCGATCTCGATGTGCAGGTTCCGGTTCAGGAGGGGCGCGGTGACCTGCGCGACCTCTCGAACGGCTTTAACCGCATGACCCAGCAATTGTTGCAGCAACGGCTGGCGCTGCTTGCGGCCAACGAGGTCAACGAGAAACGCCGCCAGTTTACCGAGGCCGTGGTGGAAGGCGTGTCTGCAGGGATCATCGGTCTTGATTCCTTTGGCGCGGTGACCTTGGTCAATGCGCGAGCCTGCCAGATGCTGGGGCGCAGTGAATTCGAACTGATGGGCGAGCGCATGGAAGCCGTGCTGCCGGAGATCGCTCCGACCATGGAGAAAGCGCGTTCGGCGCGGCGGGGGCAGGTGCGCGACCAGATCCAGCTGGGCAATGAAACGGACCGGCGCATCTACCAGATCCAGCTGACCCGCGAGGGCACGATCACGGAGTCGAAGGGCTATGTGCTGACCTTTGACGACATCACTGAGCTCGAGTCAGCGCAGCGCACCAGCGCCTGGGCCGACGTCGCGCGGCGTATCGCCCATGAAATCAAGAACCCGCTGACACCGATTCAGCTTTCCGCCGAACGCCTGCGTCGGCGCTATGGCAGCAAGCTCGAGGATGATCGCGAAGTCTTCGACAAATGCATCAATACCATCGTGCGCCAGGTCGGTGACATCGGTCGCATGGTCGATGAATTCTCGGCCTTCGCCCGCATGCCCGAAGCGGCTCCGGAGCGCGCGGACCTCACGGATACAATCCGGCAGGCCGTGTTTCTCGAGAGCGTTCGGCTCCCGGAAATCGATATTGTCACAAAACTGCCGGACGACGTCATCTATGCCTGGTTCGATACCCGTCTGGTCGCCCAGACGCTGACGAACCTGATCAAGAACGCCGTCGAGGCTTACGAGGGGCTGCCGCTCGCACCCGACTGGCAACCAATCATTAAGGTAGAAGCTCATATCGAAGGTAATAGTGCCCGGGTTTCAGTCTCGGACAACGCAAAAGGCTGGCCCAAGGAAAACAGGCAGCGCCTTCTGGAACCCTATATGACCACCCGGGACAAGGGGACCGGACTGGGCCTGGCCATCGTCGCCAGGATCATCGAGCAGCACGGGGGCATCGTTGAATTGATCGATGCCGAACCGGACGGGCAGGGAAGAACAGGCGCATGCGTAACCTTTACGCTGCCGCTCAACGCCCCAACCAGAAACAACGACAAGGATGTGGCGGCCGATACCGGTTCCCAACCATCCGAACAAGAGGAGCCGCTCTCATTGGCGGTTGTTCATAAATAA